Part of the Candidatus Cybelea sp. genome is shown below.
CCGCGCCAGCTGACGGCGCTCATCGGACGCGAGGAGATCCTGGCCGAGGTCGCGGCGCTGATCGAAGAGTCGCCGCTCGTGACGCTCGTCGGGCCCGGCGGCGTTGGCAAGACGCGCATCGCACTGCAGGTCGCTTCAAATGTACCGGATCGGTTCGACGACGGCGTCTGGCTCGTCGAACTTGCGCCGGTTTCAAGCGGCGAGTACCTGCCGTCCACGGTCGCGCAGATTCTGGGCATCTCGCTGCACGGCGCCGGCGATCCGCTCGAATCGCTCGTCGAGAACCTTCGCTTGAAAAATACGCTGCTGATCTTCGACAACTGCGAGCACTTCGTGCGCGAGACGAGCCGTGTCGTCGCGGCCATCCTGCGCGGCGCCGCGCGCGTGCGCATCGTCGCGACGAGCCGTCAGAGCCTCGGCATCACCGGCGAAGCGACGTTTCGAATTCCTTCGCTCCCGGTTCCGGATGCAATCGCGCTCTTTGCGCAACGCGCCGCCGCCGCCGACGATCGCTTCGAGCTCAACGACGATAACGCCGCGGCCGTCGGCGAGGTTTGCCGGCGCCTCGACGGCATTCCGTTAGCGATCGAACTGGCCGCCGCCCGCACGACGATCCTCACGCCGCGCCAACTGCGCGATCGGCTGGACGAACGGTTTCGGCTGCTTACCGGCGGCGGTCGCGATGTGCTGCCGCGCCAACAGACGCTTCGCGCTGCGCTCGACTGGAGCTACGACTTGCTCGATGAAGGCGAACGCGTTCTCGCTCGACGCCTCGCCGCGTTCGCGAACGGCTTTGCGCTCGAAGGCGCGGTTGCGGTCGGCGGCGGCGACGACGTAGATTATGCAGGCGTGTTCGACGCGCTCGCGTCGTTGGTCGATAAATCGCTCGTCGCGGCTGACGACGACGGCGGCGCGCGACGCTATCGAATGCTCGAATCGACCAAAGCGTACTTGCGCGAGAAACTTGAAGCCGCCGGCGAGCTTGCGACCTCTTCGCAGAAGCATCTACAGTACTTGCGCGATCTCTTTGCGGCTGCACGCGCGTGGGCCGAGCGCAGCGGCAGCGCGGCGGAACTTAACGCACTCGTGGTAGCGGAGCTTGAAGACGTGCGCACGGCCCTCGCCTATGCCGCCGGCGCCGAGGTGCTGATCGGTGCCCAGCTGCTCGTCGCGATCGGCGACCGAACGGATCGAATCGGCCTGACGGCCGAAGGTTTGGCGCTCCTCGAGCGCTTCGCTCGGCTCGTGCCCGCTGACGAACGGGTGCGCAAGTCGCAGCTCTGGACGGCCATTGCGCGTACGTCTCGTACGGACCGCGTACGGGCGTTCGAGGCGATCTCGACCGCACTTGCCTTCGCCCGAGCTGCGGGCGATGACGCGACGCTCGCCGACGCGCTCCTCGTATACGCCGGCTCACTCATTCACCTAGCGAGGTTCGAGGAGGCGGCCGCGGCGATCGAGGAGGCGGCGACGCTCGCATCGGCCGACGACGTCTGGCCGCAGCTGCGGATTCTTTTTACGAAAGCGAACGTTAGCGTCGCGATGGGCGACCTCGATGCCTCGGCCGAGGCCTACGAACAGCTCTGGGGGGCCAATCGGCGGCTCGGGAACACAATGCAGGCCAACGGCATCGCGGTTTCACTCGCCGATATCCAGCATCAGCGTGGTAAAACCGCGGCCGCCGTGACGCTCGCCTACGACGTGCTCGGCGCGTTGCGCGCGGACCGCGATCGTCAAGCGCTGGTGGGCGCGCTTGCGAACCTCTGCGGCTATCTCGTCGCGCTCGATCGATTGCCGGAGGCGCGCGCCGCAGCACTCGAAGCGTTCGACAGCAGTTCCGAGCGCGAACGCAGCGGCATCTTCGTAACCGACGCCGTAGAGCACGCCGCGCTGGCCGTCGCCCTCAACCACGACCTCGAATCCGCCGCTCGGCTAGCCGGCTACTCGGAAGCCGCGTTCCAACGCGTCGGCTACGAACACGAGTACACCGAACGCGCAACGCGAACCCGCCTCGAATCCCTCCTGCGCGAAAAGCTCACCCCTACCGAATGCGATTCGCTCCTATCGGCCGGCGCCGCGCTCTCAACCGAAGCCGCCATACGCTTAGCGATCGAGAGTGTGTCACGCGTGTCCTGAGCTTGTCGAAGGATTGTCGAATATAGGGCGTTCGTCTCCTGGCCATTAGGCTGGCGGCGCTGCGAGCCGCTCTTGGCGCGCGGTCTTGTGCGCGGTCAAAGAGCCGTGCCGAGTTTATCGAGGATCGCGGCCCAGCCTTTTTCGTGGCCGTCGCGCGATTCGTCGGTGGCGAACTGTTCGTGGGTGAGCACGAGCTCCGTCCCGCCGTCTCGTTCGTTGAACTCCAGCGTCAGCAACGACTCGTGTTCGTCTTCGGGCTTGTCTTCTTCCCAGCGCCAGGTCATTACGATCCGCTCGGGCGGCCGAACCTCGCGGTACGTGCCTCCAACGTACCAGCGCTCGCCGTCGCTCATCTGCATCCCGATCTTGTACGAACCGCCGGTGCGGACGTCCATCTGAACCTCGGGTACGGTAACCTCATCCGGGCCGAGAAACTTCACCGCAAGTTCGGGTTTGGTCCAGGCGTCGAAAACGCGCTGCCGAGGAACCGCGTAGATGCGGCGCAATACGAGTGCCGGGGCGATCGGCGTGCGTGTGTTGTTCATCGGTTCTTCTTTCGTTTGGGAGTTTCGGTAAGGAGGGTATCGAGGCGATCGAGTGCCGCGTTCCAGAAGGTGCGCTGCTTGTCGATCCAGCTCGAAGCGGTTTTCATGACGGCCGGCGATAGCGTGCAGCGGTGGACGCGCCCCAGCACCTGCCGCTGCAGCAGCCCCGACTCTTCGAGGACGCGGACGTGCCGCGAGATCGCTGGCTGCGAAATCGAAAAACCCGTTGCGATCTCGCCGACGGTTAAGGGCCCGCGCGCCAGCCGCTCGACGATCCGCCGTCGAATCGGATCGCCCAGCGCGGAGAAGACCGCGTCGAGGTTTTCGGAACTATTAACCATAATGTTATATAACGATAGCGTTAATCGTACCGCTTGTCAAGCGCGTCGGCCGTGGGCCGACGCAGCGACGGCCTCGCCGATGCGAAGCCGTCGTCGATGCTGCTCGTGGTTTTAGGTTAGGGACACAGGGAACTAGTTGCCGGTCGGCATGGGTATTTTGACGCCGTCCTTGGCGAGCGCTTCCCGGACGTGCGAGAAGCGTTCATACGCGGAAAGCGTGATCGGGCCGGTGTAGCTCTCGCTCTGCTGCGGACGCGGCGGGTATTTCACGTACGTCTGTGCGATTTTCTTCATTTCGTCGCCCATCGTGACGAGGACCCAGGTGCGCTCGGTGAAGTTATTCATAAAGAGATCGTAGCGTTCTTGTGGATCCTGCCAGAGGTCGAATATCTGCGGTACGGTAGCGACGTACTTCGACGCTCCCTTCCAGCCGAGGTTGCTGTCCACCGCCAGCCCGCCAGTGGATTGACCGTCGTCACCGCGAAGATTGAATACTGCCTTGTAGTTGCCGGCGCGCAGCCCCCAGGCAGCAACTCGTCCTCGGTGAAGTAATGCCAGACACTGCGCGGACACGGCCCCGTTCCAAAAAGAACCGGCGAGAGGTCGTAGCTGTCGAAGATGATTGGCTTGCCCTCCCGGTCGTTCTCGGGCAGTTTCACGCCGGCGATCGACGCATAGGTGGCCATTAGGTCCAGGCCGCCGCAGATGTCGTGATTCTTCGAGCGCGCCTTGATCTTTCCAGGCCACCAAGCGATTGCGGGGACCCGCGCGCCCCCTTCGCGGACCGTACCCTTCGTGCCGCGGAACGGCGTGTAGCCGGCATCCGGATAGACGTCTTGCCAGGCGCCATTGTCGGTCGTCCAAAACACGTACGTGTTTCCGTCCTTATCGTGTTCGCGCACCTTGTCCATGATGCGTCCGACTCGAGCATCGAGCTCCATGAGCGAGTCGGCATACTTGCTCTTCGAGAGCGACTTGTGAATGTAGTCCGGGTGCGGCATGTTCGGCTGGTGCACTTTCATGAAGTTCACATGCGCGAAGAACGGCTTGCCGGACTCGTACGCGCGATCGAGGTAGTCGGTCGCCGACTTCTCGACGTAACCGTCAAAGAAGGGAATCCCGACGACGCCCTTCTCCGGCGTATCGACATATTGGCCGTTGATCTTGAAGTCTTCGTGTGCCTTTTCGCCGGCCTTGCCCGAAAGCGAACCTTTGGTTACCTTCGCGAACATCGCGCGCAGCTCGTCGGGCATATCGGGGAACCAGGTCGGATCCGCGTAGGTGTACGCGTTGAGGTGATAGAGGCCCACGTGTTCCATCTCGTCGTATCCCTGGGCATTCGGAAGCGCGTAATCCGACTCGCCGAGATGCCATTTGCCCGTGTAGAAGGTCTGGTAACCCGCGGTTTTCAGGACCGAGCCGAGCGTCCATTCAGCCGCCGGCAAACCGCCGCCCTGGCCCTGAAAGGCAACGGTCGTCATGCCGCTGCGGTTCGGAATGCGCCCGGTCAAGATTGCGGCTCGGCCGGGCGTACAGCTCGGCTGCCCGTAGTTGTGAAAGAACGTCATGCCTTCGTCCGCGAGCCGGTCGAAATTCGGTGTGGGTATGCCGCGGCCCAGGCCGCCTCCGTAGGCTCCCAAATCGCCATACCCGGTGTCATCCGAAACGATGAGGATTATGTTTGGCTTTGATGCTGCCATGACTCACTTTCCGCTTTAAATCTGTGTGGGGGCGGTGGCATTTAGCCTAGGGCTTGCCGGCACCCTCCTCGGACGCAGCATAATGTGCGTGTACCGTCAGCGCAGCTTAGAAAGGAAATGCGATGAACTACCTGCTCTTCGGGTCTAGTCCGTGGCTGCTTCCGATCGTCATGATCGTCGTGCTGGGGGCCGCCATCGAGCTACCGGCTCTTTGGGGTAAACGGCTGGTATCGGGTGCCAAGGTTCCCGATTCTGCATGGAACATAATTCAAGGTGGGGTGCTAACGCTCGTGGCCTTCATGCTCGGGATTTCGTTTTCGCAGTCACAGGCGCGGTTTGACGCACGCCGGCAGCTTGTGGTCACGGAAGCAAACTCCATTGGGACCACGTGGCTGCGCGCGGATCAACTTCCTGAAAGGGAGACGAGGCAGTTTCGTGCTCTTTTAACCGATTACACCGCAACGCGATTGCAGATGTATCGAGGGCTGCTGACCTCAGAGGAGGTCGACCGCGCCCAAGCCAGGAGCGATGCTTATCAGGGCCGGCTCTGGGCACTGGCGTCGAGCATGCTGCGCCGGCAACCGCAAGATCTTGGCCGTTCGTTGCTCATGACGGAACTCAACAGTACGATCGATGTATCTGCGGAACAGCGCAACGCGCTTACTCATCACGTACCGGCCGCCATCGACGAGCTGACGCTCTTGCTCGTTCTGCTCGGCGCCATTTTTATTGGCTTCGGGTTCGCGCGCCTCGGCGTGAATCCGCGAATGCTGGGGGCCGCATACGTGATTGCATCGGTTCTCGTGATAACGGCGATGATTGACCTCGATCGCCCGCAGAAAGGATTCGTTCGGGTTAATCTCGATCCGCTCGTCGTTCAGCTGCAATCGATGCGGTAACGTGCCCGAAGCTTTTCTAGGTCGTCATCAAGACGCAGGGTGACTTGCGGGGCCTCTGGGCTAGTCCGTTGAACTTCCTGAGCCGTCGGAGGGATAACCGTGCGGCTAACGCTCGATCGCGACGCCATCGACCGCGACGATAGCGCGCTCTTTAGCGCGTTCACGATCTCGGCGACGTTTTGGCTGCTGCTCACGACCGCGGTCGGCCTCCTCCTGAGCTTCAAGTTTCCCTATCCCGATCTCGCAACGAGCCCGTTTCTCTCGTTCGGCCGGCTTCGCGCGATTCACACGAACGGAACGTTTTTCGGCTGGGCATCGGTCGCGCTGACCGGTGCGGCGATCTACGTCGCGGCCCGCACCTCGGGCGTTCCGGTCGTCGGAAAGCGGCTCGCCTGGGCGTCGCTTTGGTGCTTCAACCTTGCCGCCCTCGCCGGCACGATCACGCTCGATCTCGGAATGAACTACGGCGATCAGGAGTATCGCGAGTGGATATGGCCCGTGCGACTGCTCTTTCTCGCTGCGGTTGCGCTGGGCGGCCTTACGGTCGTGCAGACGGTCGCGCACCGCGTCGAGGAGACGATCTACATCTCGAACTGGTACACGATCGGCGGATTTGTCTTCACCACAATTCTCGGCGTCGTCGCCATCCTGCCGTGGTATCAGAACGGGCTCGGACAAGTGGCGGTGCAGGGTTTCTACATGCACAACGCCGTCGGCATGTGGTTCACGTTTCTCGCACTGGGCCTGATTTACTACGCGCTGCCCAAACTCCTGAATCGCCCGATCTATTCGTACGCGCTCGGGATCTTGGGATTCTGGACGAACCTGCTGTTCTACCCGGTGATCGGCGCGCACCACTTCGAGTTTACGCCGTTGCCGTGGTGGTTTCAGACCCTCGCCATCGTCTTCTCGGTCGGGATGCTGGTGCCGGTCTTTGCCGGTACGGCGAACTTCACGCTTACGATGCGCGGCGGGGCCGAAGCCATTCGCCGCTCGTACGCGCTGCCGTTTATCGTCGTCGGCATTTTCTATTACTTTGCCGGTTCGAGCCAAGGGACGATCGAGGCATTTCGCAGCCTGCAGAACATCTGGCACTTCACCAACTTCACCATCGGGCACTCACACGCCACGATGTACGGGTTCATCACCTTTATCGCCTGGGGTGCGATCTACGCGCTGCTTCCGCGCGCGACCGGCAAGGAAGCCAATGGGACGCTAGCGCGGATCCACTTCTTGTTCGCGACGGTGGGCGTAACGGCGTACGTGGTGATGCTTTCGATCGGCGGGACGCTGCAGGGACTCGATTGGGCAACCGGCGGCCCGTTCATCGCCTCAGTTGAAAGCGCGGCGCCCTACTGGCTCGCGCGCGCCGTCGCGGGCGCGATGATGTTCGTTGCGCACCTCGTCTTCGCGTACAACGTCTACCTCATGACGCGAACGCGCGGGCGCCCGGCACCCGAGGCGGCCGCCACATGAATCGTGGAATGAACAACCCGTGGTCGATCGTCGCGGTGAGCGCACTTGTCTACGGCACGCTCGCGGTCGCGACCGGGATAATTCCCGGCATCACGCTTTCCGCTTCGAAACCAACGCCGGGCCTCCGGCCGCTGAACGCGCAAGAGGCGCGCGGCCGAAACGTTTACGTCAGCGAGGGCTGCGCGTACTGCCACAGCCAGGTCGTGCGTCCGCTGCAACAGGATCTGGTCTTCGGCCGGCCGTCGGTCGCCGGGGACTACGCGTACTCAACGCCCGAACTGCTCTCGGACCACCGTAACGGACCCGACCTCACGAACATCGGGAACCGTCAGCCCAGTGCGGCCTGGCAGTACATCCACCTGTGGGATCCGCGCGCGCTCGTCAGCCAATCGATCATGCCCAGATACACGTGGCTTTTCAAGGTGCAGCCGCACGCCGCACCGGCCGACGTCGTCATCGCAGTGCCCCCTGGATTTGGGCCTCCGGGCGGCGTCGTGATTGCAACGCGGCAAGCCCAAGATCTGGTCGCCTATCTCGAAGCGCTCAAGCAGGTCCCGCTTAAGGCGCAACGATGACGATGTCGGGCGATCCGTCGGCCTGGGCGATCATCGCGATCGGCGCGGCCTTCACGGCATGGACTTTCGTTGCGGCGATCTACTGGATCGCGCGTCCGGGCGAAACGAATCCGGATCATCCCAAAAACCTGATTCTCAAGGACGAGCGCTGATGGGCGAGTCGCCGCCGCGGGCGCCGCTCGACCCCGTCTCGATCGCGCTCTATCTCGACGATGATGCCGATCCGATCGGCACGTACCGGCCGCCGGCCAACGTCACGATCGACACGACTAAACTCAGTGACGGCAATCACGTGCTCCACATTCACGCCGTCGATGCGACGGGGATCAGCGGCGTGCGCGACGTCCCATTCGTCGTCGCCAACGGTCCCGGCATCACGGTGACCGGCCTGCGCGAGGGCTCGCGCGTTCGCGGCGCCATTCACTTCGACGTCAACGCATTCGGAGCGAACGAGCCGTTCGATCCGGTTCGGGCCGAATCCGTCGGGCCGATTCCCGCCTGGACGTGGGTGCTCGTGGCGATCGTTCTCGGGTGGGCGGCGTGGTACGGCCTCGAGTATTTTCAAACACCGGCCGCCTTCGCGCAAACGCCCACGTACGCGCCCAATCCGGCGCTTGCGGCGGCGAACGCTCCCGCGACGACGGCGTCGGCGCCCGCGCAGCAGCCGCGCGGTACGCGCGCAAAAAACGTCGCGGGCTTCGATTACGGGGCGCTCGGTGCGTCGACTTACGCGCAGAGTTGTCAGGCGTGTCACGGCGAAACCGGAATGGGCGTTCCCGCGACATTCCCGGCGCTGGCGGGCGACCCGGTCGTGACCAGCAGCGAAGCCCAAACGCAGATTCGCATCGTTCTGCATGGGCTCTCAAACAAGGTGATCAAAGGTACGAAGTACGGCGCTCAAATGCCGGCGTTCGCGTCGCAGCTCTCCGACGCGCAGATCGCCGCCGTTATCGATCACGAGCGGACCTCATGGTCGAACAACGCCCCGCTCGTCACCCCCGACCAAGTAAAACGCCTCCGTTAGCCAACCTCGCGCTTTCATCGCGAGCCCCATGCGGTGTCATCCTGAGCTTGTCGAAGGATGTCGAAGGGCGAGCGAGCAGGCGTGGGGCCTAAAAGCCCGCGAAGCAACGCGCTATGGAGATCGTAATCGCCGAGAAGGGCGCTTTCTATTTCGAGCCCGCGATTACGGCGGAGGAAGCGCGAGGGCGGGCCGGCGCGCACAAGGCCTCGGCCTTAGGAACGCTCTCCCGGCTCTTCGCACGCCCCAAAAACGAAGATATCGCGATGACCGATGAAGGGCTATGGTACCTTCCGGTGTGGCATGCCAAAGCCCATCTCCATTCGATCTTCGATCGCCGAGAATCGCACAAGCTCCCGATCAAGACCAAGCACGCCGTCTCCGTGACGGTAAACGGGAGTGAGTACCCCGTTGCCGCTGCCGCGATCGAGCTGGAAGTGGTGGAGCACTGCGCGCGCGACGAGCAAAAGGAACTGTGGCTCGATGCGCTGACGAGCCAGCCGATCAACGTGCAGGCGTATCTAAAAACGCCCGCAGCCCCCGTCGATCTCGACGACTTCGCGCCCGAGAACGCGAAGATCGTGACTCCGGTGATCCGCGCGTCGGCGGCCATTCAAACACTCGTCGGCGAGGATTTTCGTCCGACCGACGCCGACGACGTGAAGGAAGAGAAAGTAACCGTCGAGTGCATCGATCTGTACCTCCGGCCGACGTTCAACTTCAAGTTCGTCTGGACGGCAAAGAACAAAACGGCGAACGTCGCCGTCGATGCGATCACCGGAGAGCTCCAAACCCAGCCCGATGCCGCGATGGCGGCCGTCGCCAAGCTGCTCAAGCCCGAGACGCTCTTTGATTTGGGAGCGGAAACGCTCAATCTCGTCGTGCCAGGCGGTGCGATCGCGCTGAAAGTCGCCAAGGCGCTCGCCGAGAAACGGAAAAGCTAACCGCCGGGGCGCGGCACGAGATCGCAAAACCAAAATCCTTTGGCGCTGCGCGTGCTCGACGTCGGCGCGCTTCCGTCCTTCGACGGGCTCAGGATGACGGCGGGTTGGTAGACGATCTCTCCAACGTCCACCGCAATACGGTTTTTGAAGATCGGGCCCGCGCAGGCGAAGGTGTGGAACTCCCCGTTTTCACCGCAGGGATCCACGTCGGCCGGAAGCGAGTCGATAAAGCCCCAATCGACGGTGCGGCCGAGCGTCGTTTCATCCAGATACGCATCGCTCACGCAACAGACGATCGACGCAAAACCCAAATCGATGAACTCTCCAATAACTTTGCGCGTGTCGAGTTTCCAGAGCGGGAAGAGCCCGCTCATCCCGATTTGCGCGAGCCGCTCTTCGCGCCAGCGCCGCAGATCCTCGAGAAAGATATCGCCAAAAGCGACGATCGACACACCCTGCTTTCGGTACGCGAGCAGATGCGCCGCCATCGTTTGCTCGTACTCCTCATTCGTGCCGCTGCTGACCGGAACGATATCCAACGGCAGGCCGATCTCGCGCGCCTGCGCTTGCGCTAGTTCGAGCCGAACCCCATGCATGGAGACCCGC
Proteins encoded:
- a CDS encoding NB-ARC domain-containing protein, yielding MEESPLVTLVGPGGVGKTRIALQVASNVPDRFDDGVWLVELAPVSSGEYLPSTVAQILGISLHGAGDPLESLVENLRLKNTLLIFDNCEHFVRETSRVVAAILRGAARVRIVATSRQSLGITGEATFRIPSLPVPDAIALFAQRAAAADDRFELNDDNAAAVGEVCRRLDGIPLAIELAAARTTILTPRQLRDRLDERFRLLTGGGRDVLPRQQTLRAALDWSYDLLDEGERVLARRLAAFANGFALEGAVAVGGGDDVDYAGVFDALASLVDKSLVAADDDGGARRYRMLESTKAYLREKLEAAGELATSSQKHLQYLRDLFAAARAWAERSGSAAELNALVVAELEDVRTALAYAAGAEVLIGAQLLVAIGDRTDRIGLTAEGLALLERFARLVPADERVRKSQLWTAIARTSRTDRVRAFEAISTALAFARAAGDDATLADALLVYAGSLIHLARFEEAAAAIEEAATLASADDVWPQLRILFTKANVSVAMGDLDASAEAYEQLWGANRRLGNTMQANGIAVSLADIQHQRGKTAAAVTLAYDVLGALRADRDRQALVGALANLCGYLVALDRLPEARAAALEAFDSSSERERSGIFVTDAVEHAALAVALNHDLESAARLAGYSEAAFQRVGYEHEYTERATRTRLESLLREKLTPTECDSLLSAGAALSTEAAIRLAIESVSRVS
- a CDS encoding SRPBCC domain-containing protein — its product is MNNTRTPIAPALVLRRIYAVPRQRVFDAWTKPELAVKFLGPDEVTVPEVQMDVRTGGSYKIGMQMSDGERWYVGGTYREVRPPERIVMTWRWEEDKPEDEHESLLTLEFNERDGGTELVLTHEQFATDESRDGHEKGWAAILDKLGTAL
- a CDS encoding metalloregulator ArsR/SmtB family transcription factor; translated protein: MVNSSENLDAVFSALGDPIRRRIVERLARGPLTVGEIATGFSISQPAISRHVRVLEESGLLQRQVLGRVHRCTLSPAVMKTASSWIDKQRTFWNAALDRLDTLLTETPKRKKNR
- a CDS encoding arylsulfatase, translated to MAASKPNIILIVSDDTGYGDLGAYGGGLGRGIPTPNFDRLADEGMTFFHNYGQPSCTPGRAAILTGRIPNRSGMTTVAFQGQGGGLPAAEWTLGSVLKTAGYQTFYTGKWHLGESDYALPNAQGYDEMEHVGLYHLNAYTYADPTWFPDMPDELRAMFAKVTKGSLSGKAGEKAHEDFKINGQYVDTPEKGVVGIPFFDGYVEKSATDYLDRAYESGKPFFAHVNFMKVHQPNMPHPDYIHKSLSKSKYADSLMELDARVGRIMDKVREHDKDGNTYVFWTTDNGAWQDVYPDAGYTPFRGTKGTVREGGARVPAIAWWPGKIKARSKNHDICGGLDLMATYASIAGVKLPENDREGKPIIFDSYDLSPVLFGTGPCPRSVWHYFTEDELLPGGCAPATTRQYSIFAVTTVNPLAGWRWTATSAGRERRSTSLPYRRYSTSGRIHKNATISL
- a CDS encoding cbb3-type cytochrome c oxidase subunit I, which gives rise to MRLTLDRDAIDRDDSALFSAFTISATFWLLLTTAVGLLLSFKFPYPDLATSPFLSFGRLRAIHTNGTFFGWASVALTGAAIYVAARTSGVPVVGKRLAWASLWCFNLAALAGTITLDLGMNYGDQEYREWIWPVRLLFLAAVALGGLTVVQTVAHRVEETIYISNWYTIGGFVFTTILGVVAILPWYQNGLGQVAVQGFYMHNAVGMWFTFLALGLIYYALPKLLNRPIYSYALGILGFWTNLLFYPVIGAHHFEFTPLPWWFQTLAIVFSVGMLVPVFAGTANFTLTMRGGAEAIRRSYALPFIVVGIFYYFAGSSQGTIEAFRSLQNIWHFTNFTIGHSHATMYGFITFIAWGAIYALLPRATGKEANGTLARIHFLFATVGVTAYVVMLSIGGTLQGLDWATGGPFIASVESAAPYWLARAVAGAMMFVAHLVFAYNVYLMTRTRGRPAPEAAAT
- a CDS encoding cbb3-type cytochrome c oxidase subunit II codes for the protein MNRGMNNPWSIVAVSALVYGTLAVATGIIPGITLSASKPTPGLRPLNAQEARGRNVYVSEGCAYCHSQVVRPLQQDLVFGRPSVAGDYAYSTPELLSDHRNGPDLTNIGNRQPSAAWQYIHLWDPRALVSQSIMPRYTWLFKVQPHAAPADVVIAVPPGFGPPGGVVIATRQAQDLVAYLEALKQVPLKAQR
- a CDS encoding cytochrome c, with amino-acid sequence MGESPPRAPLDPVSIALYLDDDADPIGTYRPPANVTIDTTKLSDGNHVLHIHAVDATGISGVRDVPFVVANGPGITVTGLREGSRVRGAIHFDVNAFGANEPFDPVRAESVGPIPAWTWVLVAIVLGWAAWYGLEYFQTPAAFAQTPTYAPNPALAAANAPATTASAPAQQPRGTRAKNVAGFDYGALGASTYAQSCQACHGETGMGVPATFPALAGDPVVTSSEAQTQIRIVLHGLSNKVIKGTKYGAQMPAFASQLSDAQIAAVIDHERTSWSNNAPLVTPDQVKRLR
- a CDS encoding diphthine--ammonia ligase, with amino-acid sequence MDKREPIVFCWSGGKDSALALHRLLADERYRVVSLLTTVNERFARVSMHGVRLELAQAQAREIGLPLDIVPVSSGTNEEYEQTMAAHLLAYRKQGVSIVAFGDIFLEDLRRWREERLAQIGMSGLFPLWKLDTRKVIGEFIDLGFASIVCCVSDAYLDETTLGRTVDWGFIDSLPADVDPCGENGEFHTFACAGPIFKNRIAVDVGEIVYQPAVILSPSKDGSAPTSSTRSAKGFWFCDLVPRPGG